The Thermococcus sp. genome has a window encoding:
- a CDS encoding nucleotidyltransferase domain-containing protein, translating to MEFIEYLKRNFGDRIKGIYLFGSYVSGDYTDESDVDVLIIGDLSLDDILDEVFRILMKHGVLLNVIIEKPEEFERWKDTSFHRTVLSEGIRVY from the coding sequence ATGGAATTCATCGAGTATCTCAAGAGGAACTTTGGAGACAGGATTAAAGGGATCTATCTCTTCGGTTCCTATGTTAGTGGGGACTACACTGATGAAAGCGACGTTGATGTTTTGATAATCGGTGATTTGTCCCTTGATGACATCCTTGATGAGGTGTTCAGAATTCTAATGAAGCACGGCGTCCTCCTCAACGTAATAATAGAAAAACCAGAGGAATTCGAACGCTGGAAGGACACTTCCTTCCACAGGACGGTTCTATCAGAAGGAATCCGGGTCTATTAG
- a CDS encoding Na+/H+ antiporter NhaC family protein has product MADFGVLSLLPPLVAIILAIWTKRVILALFAGVWIGGVMVSGWNPITGTTQTIDWLVKNASDSWNVKILLFDFLIGAGVGLIYKSGGAFAVGRVLASRVRSSRGASVMGWLLGVLIFFDDYANTIIVGNTMRPITDRTRVSREMLAYIDDSTAAPVAGIAMVSTWIGYEVGLIGDAFKSLNVSYGPYAAWAHSVPFRFYSILAILLVFLVAYFHRHYGPMLHAEMRARTTGKVLRDGAKPLMTTEVDLGVPKEGGSVHLFVWPILTLIFVTFYGMWYTGGGSEAFAKGGLREVLGNADSALALLWGSFAMVIVAFALVLATKQMTIEEAEEAMVRGMKQMVIANTILLLAWSIKSATDAVGTAPYVVELAKSAGISGGWVPLIIFLISMFISFTTGTSWGTFSIMLPIAIPLAYGISGQIGPEVFASIGAVFAGGIFGDHCSPISDTTIMSSMFSGSDHIDHVTTQIPYAVTASSVGLVLYLLFALGLRNGVVLLLIGGVLLVIAWYLLSEWYGKKHGIPHGKVPIYVVED; this is encoded by the coding sequence ATGGCAGACTTTGGTGTGTTGTCCCTACTTCCACCGCTGGTGGCAATTATCCTTGCGATATGGACAAAGAGGGTTATCTTGGCACTGTTTGCAGGAGTTTGGATTGGAGGCGTTATGGTTTCAGGGTGGAACCCAATAACCGGGACTACTCAGACCATAGATTGGCTCGTTAAAAACGCCAGTGACAGTTGGAACGTCAAAATATTGCTCTTCGACTTCCTGATTGGAGCTGGAGTTGGGCTAATATATAAATCTGGAGGGGCCTTTGCCGTTGGTCGGGTCCTGGCAAGTAGGGTTCGTTCCAGCAGGGGCGCCTCCGTAATGGGCTGGCTTTTAGGAGTTCTTATATTCTTCGATGACTATGCCAACACTATAATAGTCGGAAACACCATGAGGCCGATAACCGACAGGACGAGGGTTTCTAGGGAAATGCTTGCTTACATAGACGATTCTACCGCTGCACCGGTTGCAGGTATAGCCATGGTCTCAACATGGATCGGATATGAGGTTGGCCTTATTGGAGACGCATTCAAAAGTCTCAACGTAAGCTATGGTCCTTACGCTGCATGGGCGCACAGTGTTCCCTTCAGGTTCTACTCGATTCTCGCAATACTCCTCGTGTTTCTTGTTGCATACTTCCACAGGCACTACGGCCCAATGCTCCACGCTGAGATGCGCGCCAGGACAACTGGAAAAGTTCTCCGTGATGGTGCGAAACCCCTAATGACAACCGAGGTTGACCTTGGTGTGCCGAAAGAAGGGGGCAGTGTTCACCTCTTCGTCTGGCCCATACTGACGCTGATATTTGTAACCTTTTACGGAATGTGGTATACTGGAGGTGGAAGTGAGGCCTTCGCTAAAGGAGGTCTAAGGGAAGTTCTTGGAAACGCTGATTCTGCACTAGCGCTCCTCTGGGGAAGTTTTGCCATGGTCATCGTTGCATTCGCATTGGTTCTCGCCACAAAACAGATGACAATTGAGGAAGCGGAGGAGGCCATGGTCAGGGGCATGAAACAGATGGTAATAGCTAACACGATCCTGTTGCTAGCATGGAGCATTAAAAGCGCCACCGATGCCGTTGGAACCGCTCCCTATGTAGTTGAGCTTGCAAAAAGCGCAGGAATAAGCGGTGGCTGGGTTCCCCTGATAATATTCCTAATCTCAATGTTCATATCCTTTACAACGGGAACCAGCTGGGGAACCTTTAGCATAATGCTGCCGATAGCCATACCCTTAGCCTACGGAATCAGCGGTCAAATCGGTCCAGAAGTGTTTGCAAGCATTGGAGCCGTCTTTGCCGGGGGTATCTTCGGAGACCACTGCTCTCCGATAAGTGATACAACTATCATGAGCTCGATGTTCAGCGGTTCGGATCATATAGACCACGTTACGACCCAGATACCCTACGCGGTAACGGCATCGAGCGTTGGCCTTGTCCTTTACCTGCTCTTTGCTCTTGGTCTCAGGAACGGGGTTGTTCTCCTGTTAATTGGAGGGGTTCTACTTGTAATTGCTTGGTACCTACTCAGCGAGTGGTACGGCAAAAAGCACGGCATTCCCCACGGAAAAGTGCCCATCTACGTGGTTGAGGATTGA
- a CDS encoding HEPN domain-containing protein, producing MLEEIEREMEVAEEELSSAYILFEHGKYRDAISRAYYSMFHAARALLLLKGLSPKKHAGTVSMFGKHYVKEGLVEEYYGKALTKAFQMRSKADYNVMYRPEREEAEEALELAEDFVERARRLMVEWKRKGE from the coding sequence ATGCTGGAGGAAATCGAGAGGGAAATGGAAGTGGCAGAGGAAGAACTCTCCTCAGCTTACATACTCTTCGAGCACGGAAAATACAGAGATGCAATAAGCAGGGCATACTATTCAATGTTTCACGCCGCAAGGGCACTCCTCCTGCTCAAAGGGCTCTCCCCTAAGAAGCACGCGGGCACGGTTTCGATGTTCGGGAAGCACTACGTGAAGGAGGGCCTTGTTGAGGAGTACTACGGGAAGGCCCTTACCAAGGCCTTTCAGATGAGGAGCAAGGCTGACTACAACGTGATGTATAGGCCCGAGCGGGAGGAAGCTGAGGAAGCGCTTGAACTAGCGGAGGATTTCGTTGAAAGAGCAAGGAGGCTGATGGTAGAGTGGAAGCGAAAAGGGGAGTGA
- a CDS encoding pantoate kinase has translation MLIRSFIPAHITAFFLPVFKEDPLKSGSLGAGINLDKGTNVFVSIETGTLERHVHIAFNGEPVKRENAVISYSVVEKLVPEDFIGEVEVWQYFDYPNGYGFGNSAGGALGTALALSYAFGGTWLKASQIAHEAEVKYKGGLGDVVGQLAGGIEVRVKAGGPGIGVTDNLFFEDYKVLVVPLGRLSTKEILDGDVVKAIEAEGRKALESLLREPRAEHMMVLAREFSERTGLLSGELLELARELDRVLKLPSSMIMLGKGLFALVKEKELESAKVLLSDLEVPYDVAEIHEGKPKVGRWLG, from the coding sequence ATGCTCATTAGGTCATTTATCCCAGCCCACATAACGGCGTTCTTCCTTCCAGTCTTCAAAGAAGACCCCCTCAAATCCGGCTCTCTTGGTGCTGGAATCAACCTCGACAAGGGAACCAACGTTTTTGTCAGCATCGAAACCGGAACCCTTGAGAGGCACGTTCATATAGCTTTCAATGGCGAGCCCGTAAAGAGAGAAAACGCAGTAATCAGCTATTCCGTTGTCGAAAAGCTCGTCCCTGAAGATTTTATCGGCGAGGTTGAGGTGTGGCAGTATTTTGATTACCCAAACGGCTACGGCTTTGGTAACAGCGCCGGTGGGGCATTGGGAACTGCTTTAGCATTGAGCTACGCCTTCGGTGGGACGTGGCTCAAGGCTTCTCAGATAGCGCACGAAGCCGAGGTGAAATACAAAGGTGGCCTCGGTGACGTTGTGGGCCAGCTCGCGGGAGGAATAGAGGTCCGGGTCAAAGCCGGCGGTCCGGGAATAGGCGTTACCGATAACCTCTTCTTTGAGGATTACAAGGTTCTCGTCGTTCCTCTTGGGAGACTCTCAACCAAGGAAATCCTCGATGGAGATGTTGTGAAGGCAATAGAGGCCGAGGGAAGGAAAGCCCTTGAAAGCCTTCTCCGGGAACCGAGAGCGGAGCATATGATGGTTCTTGCAAGGGAGTTCTCTGAAAGAACGGGTCTGTTAAGCGGTGAACTCCTCGAGCTGGCGAGGGAACTGGACAGGGTCTTAAAACTTCCGAGCTCGATGATAATGCTTGGAAAGGGGCTCTTCGCCCTGGTCAAAGAGAAGGAACTCGAAAGTGCCAAAGTCCTCCTGTCGGACCTTGAAGTTCCATACGACGTCGCGGAAATCCACGAGGGAAAGCCGAAGGTTGGAAGGTGGCTGGGCTAA